The sequence TGAAAACCTCATGAATTATGCAATTAGGTAGGGAATCAACAAGCTTGAAAGAAACAGATTAGGAGGAAATCTCTCATGATGTTGGATAAAAGCATACCTCAATTGAATCCTTCAATTTAGGAAATACCTGAAAAAGATAGTCAACTACATCaaccaatttaaaaaaaaaaaaagttacacagaaaaaagagaaaaaaatacaatcaaaataaataaaacttaGCGGTAATGTATGCTAGGGTGTAAAAATTGACAAACAAGTGGCCTTCCTAGGCAAACCCAGTAGTGTTGGCAGCAAAAACACTAGGTCCATGGTACCAAGTCACAAAGAAGAAATCCAAATTACTATAGTAGTAGACATGAACTGCCAGttcaaatttttttctcatgtctcATAAACAAAAATGTGCAAGTTATGCTTCTTCACAAGGATTGAACAGTTTTCATTATTGTTTTCCATGTTAGACAAGTTTATTTAACCCATTAATGATGGCACTGAACAATTAATAAGTTGGTCTTTAGTTATGATGCAGTTCAAATTGAAGGAAACAAACAGCATTAGCCAAAAAAGATGCAGTGCCAGTTAGAATTCTGAGACATATTTCATAAAGGGACACAAGAAAATAAATGCTGGCAGTTAAAAATAAACATCTAatgtttttgtttcctttgcaagCAATGTTCATTTTAACTTCAGATATAAAGGAGACAATTTTCATCACATATATGTCATATTACATGATTTGGAACTAGTAACTTATTCAAAAGCCTACATTGACACTGCATTAAGATTTAAGAGTACAAAGAGGATTTATTTATTTAGAGACAAATCTAACCAAACACTTGCTACTAGACATAGTTATGCCTCACAAACACTCTCAAATTATGAATAACTTAAATTGGTTTACTTCATCATTTTTATACCTTTGCAAACTATAGACTTTACACAAACTTACCTTCTTACAGAAATAATCCAGGCGAGCATCATCAGCATCCATAACTGACTTTGCATCAAATCGTTCATAAACCTGCAGAAATCTTCGTTAGGCACCACTAATGCTGTGGAGCATCTAGATGTAGAGAAAAAAATACTTTAACAAAGTTTATTGCCACTTCAGTAATTTGTCTGCACAAGTTATGGCATATCCTTAATCTGCTAGTGAATAAGCAGATGCATTATGTTGAAATGAACTTAGGCATCTACAATTTTGATGTACTATATTATAGGGAGTAACGCACCTGCCGTACTGGTAGCAATATCTTAGGAAGAACACCTTTGTATTGGCTTATTAACTTAACCTAGAGAAGAAACAAAAACTCCTTAACATCaaaacataataaaaataataattaattcatCAAATTACCTTCCCCTTGTAATTCAGACAAGATCGATTAAATAAAGCATTCATCTCTGAAACAAAGACAAATGAGCATTAATCATTAGGTACTTTGATTTTCTTAAACCAAGAAAGTTGTAACTAGAttgcaaaatttttaaaattaaaaaaaatgtacAAATTAGAGAGAACTAAGTATACAGGAGATAGAATAAAAAAATGCAGTGCATTATCCAGAAAAGCAACCTCTGAGACAAAGTTGAGCCACTTAAATAAAAAGATGTAAACATTGACAAACACTATGCAGGTGATTTTAAAGTGAAGAAAAGGCTGCACAGACATCATATCAGCAGCTAGAAGAAAAAACTTTTAATCATAGGAACAGTTCCCCTTTGTCCTTGGTAGAACTACATTTGCAGGTACAGTGCAGTAACATAATGGATTTGCAAAGCTAAATAAACCAAAGAATATTATTTCACTGATAAACCCTTCCAAAATTTAGCTTCATTTAATATCAATTATCAAATATACAAAACAAAAGAATACTCAACAGAAGTCACACTTGTAAACTCCTGGAAATATACAAAACCATTTTCTAAAGAAAATCAGCATTTTATTCCTCCTTTCCCATCTATCActagtgtaaaggttctcttcttcttgaaaacaaaaaagaacaagaaaatgtTAGCATACATAATCCTTTGCTCCATACTATACATATACATAAGAAGTATGAAGGTTCCATTTCTCAGAACAAATCAATAAAGTTACTAACATGACAGTTGTACGCATAAATGTTgaaatgaaaggaaaaaaaagtttTCATTTACTCTACAGAAGATACAACTTAACAAGAAATTATTAAGTCATACAACAAATCCGAGTATGGACCAAGCTTAGGCAGATTATCATAATTCCAAAACAAAATGTAGAACCTTGTAACCTAATAACAAGCAATGCACAGTTGGTTTCTTCGGCCATAGATTGAGCTAAAAACTCATGAGTTCTAGTACCTGGATTAACAAAAGAAGTCAAGAGTATTGTTTGTCGATAAAAGTGTGCATGCCCATCCAGATACCTAGATGATAATGAAATGACGAAATATAAGAGAGGCCGACAAGCAAAGTGAACTTCATTACAATTGTATGCACATTTTCAATTGAATTAATACAACTGTACTACAATCATAGGCTCACACAACTTGAACAATGACTTAAAATTGCACAGAAGTGAATCAAGGTGGCTAGAATAAACAGATTCCTTCTCTTGTGGtggataagaaaaatatttagcAGAACAAACAGGTATCTATGTGCGTCTATTTCAAGTACTACCAACTGCTGACCCTGTGGAGCTTGCAAACAAGCCTAAAGCCTCTCTTataacagaaaagaaaaaaagttcaATGATCTTGGAATATTCAGACTAATAAATAAAGCCTACCACTGCCTTATACGCATTATATCAGTTCCGTGTTGCTTGGATGGTATACGGTTCAATTGTTCCACGGCAGTATTCACATGAGACCAGTTCTGCATGTCATTCTTAGTATGTTAATGTTTTGAATACCACAACAAGCAAAATAGGTCAGGTTTTAGTGTAATGATTAGACCTGCATTGATATCACATCAGCATGATCAATGATCAACACCTGTTCATGCACAATTAGCGATAAAGGTTATCACAGCATAAACATACACATCAAAATGAAGAAAAGTCAGCatgaaaatatcattaatatcatGAAAGTAAAAGATATATACACACCTCTATTGATGACAAATAATCAACATCCTTTTCTTTATCAACCTCAGCCTCACCAATTTTCTGAGAGAAAAAGAATCAAGAAATCAACTGTTGAAGTTACTACCAGTAAACAAGATTACTGTGTACATGATAAATGGGGAttttaaagaagaaaaatataatgaGAAAGAACTTGCAGTTATAAGTCCCAGAGGAGATGCAACAATGATATCTGAAGAATAGAAGTCACTGTACAATTTTACGCTTCGCCTACAAGAAAAACAAAGAATTATCATATACCTAATGCAGACATGACTTTTAAGAAACACAAATAGTCAAATGACTAAGGGCACAAAATTTATTAGAGGCCAAACTTTCATCAAACTGGAACCTAAAATGAAAATAAAGGTGTGTTGGTCATCCAATCTAACTTGCAATATCAACAATTAAGTTATCTTTTAGGACTTGTTTGGTTCAAATATTGAAATAATAAAGTGATTATCTTGTAAGAAAAAATAGCTTATGTCGCTAGTGAAGAAAAGGAAATCATCTATTTTTTCTACGAAACAAAGGAATAAGAAACATAGCAACTATTATATAAGTTACTCTAGAGTTATAATACAATTGGTTGATAAAAGATTAGGCATCTTCACTTATTATATTCCCAGAATAAGTTGCAAAAGAGAACCATGTTTGGAGGAATAAGACTACAAGAGCCAGTCCAGATGCTTATTCCAGAGCCCAATCCATGTTCAAGGAGATGATCCAAACTAACTTTCATAATTATCCCAGATCAAGATTGAAATGCAACACTAAATATATGTTGGCAACTACATAGCCAGTCAGAGACTATCTTACATAATACTTTAGATAAAATACTTCGTTCCTTGTTTCCCcaatattttcatataattatCCCAGAATATCATATAGGGCATATGCATAACAAATAAGACTAATATCACTACATGGACCAttgtgatgaaaaaaaaaaagttcatctCTCTCATATCAAATATTATCTTTTCCTTTGAGGTTTCTAAAGAAAATTTTTCCAGTATGTCAAATAAAATGGGTCTCATAAGTTAAAGCAACACAGCTTCTTGAAACAATAAAGATTGGAACAAATGGAAATCAGAAGCTTCATAGAGAAAATGACCATGATGTTAAGTAGTCACACAAATCAAAAGCTTGAACAAGAAAAAAATCCATAGGGAATTTTATAATTAGTAGGAGGATCTGAAAAATCTGTACTTTGTCAATTTGATGCCTAGCATAAAGTGATCGTTATTGTTTCCACCAAACAAAGCTTGAAAGTCTGAAGGTTTTGTAGGCTTCTGAGATTTTGAATTCTCAGCTTCCCCTTCATCTTCTTCATCAACAGCTCCAAACTCTTCAGTAAAACGATTTATGTGCTCCACATTAGCCTAAAAAATCATTATAGAAGAACAAAAGAGTGAGATAAGAAaagcagaaaacaaaaaaaatccataCTGGACTAAAAGCATTCTCATATATCCAAGTACACAAAAACCGATTCATATGTTACAGAACATATCTTCAGGAATAATATTAGCTGCAGGGATCTAATGAGCTTCATAAAGTAAAGGTAATTTAGTATGATAACTACCAAGAACTGCCATATCATGTACCAGATCCATATTGATTACTGGAGGACTGGTATATACTGGTCGGTACCAGTGTACCGACAAGGTACATATCAATGTTTTGAAGCAAAAGGGCAAGGCattgtggaggaggaagaaggaagaagaggagacggtggagaggaaggaagaaaagaaggcagTGGAggacaaagaagaagagaaggggtgtTCCAAGGGTCATAGAGGCAATAGCATCACGAGAAGAGGACTCACGAACAATGGTAGGGCGTCATGAGAAGAGGACTCATGAACAGCAACAGCAATGTTGTGAGAAAAGGGCAACGACGAGAAGAGGGCTCACAAACTGCGACAGCGACGTTGTCGAAGAGGTCAACAACAAGTAGAGGGCTCGCGAACTATGACAATGACATTGTAAGAAGAGGGCTTGCGAATCactattttaggtttttttttttatgagttgGAACAGACCACCTGAAACAGGAGTGGCCTATGCACCAGTCCATGCTCGGACCGATCGTACTACCCATTTCATACCGCTTTGGACGATACGATAGTCCTTGATAACTACTATAGTCATATAAAGGCAGTTCATTCAAACAACAAAGCAACATTTTCTTAAAAGATGATTCTCGATTCTCACATATTAGATATTGGTTCCGACAATTGGTCATACTAGTGCAATATTGGGTGATACACAAATCTATACCACCCAGTTATaaagaattaaaataaataaataaatatcaactgGCAATGACCTATATAGTCTGGCAACGGGGAACACCAACCAATACAACTATAACTTTAATAATTATCTTCAGCAAACAAAAAAGATAAGAAATTAACGCTACATAGAGAAACTGAAATTAGTTTATCACATTGGAGACAATGTTCATGCATCTAAAAGAAACTAAATGAAATGAAAATCAGCATAGTTCATAGTTCGACAAAATCAATATCCTCACAAGTTGATAAAAACCATCCAAACATTCAGATGCTCCAAATTACCAACTGAATGAACTGTTCAAACTTGCATACTTCAGATCCTTAGACATAATAAGCATATATCTCATCAATTATAAGCTGACTCACCACATGACAAAAACATAACAATCAAAATAAGAAATAATTCATATGTTTATATAACCATGAGAATGAACTACAACAGAATCTAAGTGAagaaaaatttctatatttactaaGTTCCTGACCAGAACACAAGACAACATATAACTAAAGAGTTGATACATACTTTGTTCGCTAGTGGAGTAAGTTCAATTAACCTCTTCACAACACGCATCGCAATGCTCCCAAGTGGTAGTAAGAACATAACCTTTGCATGTCAAAAATTAGTTAATACGAAATTATGATGACTAGAAAAAGACACATCAGATGCAAAAAAATGTAATAGTTAAAATTATAATCAAAGGTCAACAGTTATAGCCAAGCATGCTGCACTGTATTGGCAGGTTACTGACATTTGGCACAAGCTCATGAGACTTAGTGTAAGCTAGAGAGCTTTGAACGCTGTAAGTTAAAAATAACTAGAACATCATTTATAGAAATCATTTATCAACAATAACATAGCTGAATCCTTCCTTGCATATCTTGCAAATACACTAAATTAAAATTAGTGTCATCCTTGAAACTAAATGATGCATATGAGACCACATGTACTACAATATATTTCAAACCATACAGGAAAATCAAACACAAACAAAAATGAATATATGTTCCTAAATCCAACAATAAGAACCAATTCCATGCCAACATTCAACAGTACTTAAAGAACTTTCTCAAACATTTAAAAAGAtcattaaaactttctccataCATCCGCCCACACCCAAAATCAGAGGACTTAATCAATCCACAATGACTTTTGCAAAGTGTACCTATAATGTAACACCCTGATAATAGTTTCACATCGGAAGTTGACTAagactaagattaacttataaagatTTGATGTGTGTACTACCATTAACTTGGTTTTAACTTTTAAGCATTTTTAATCAGTGGTTCAAGCTCAACGAAATTAACAGATCTATCATATTAAATCGGGTCAtgataattgatatcagagccaaccTATTATTAAGTATAGAGAGAGGCTCGAGTAGAAAAGGACTAACCGTGAATGGGACTAGAGGGCATGTGACATGGAGCCATCATTGGGCTATACCTCACATGCACCATATTAAGGTTTAATTCTAAGTTAAGTTGGATCTTAAGCCCCTTAAGTGGGTGAGATTGTAACATCCTAATTTAGTCCCACGTGCTAAGACTTAGAattagttataagatctgataagTATATTACTATTatcttcagcttaagtattttgaaccAATAGTTCAGGCTactattaacccatcaacaaagttAATGGGTTAGTTATCCCATCAGGGGCCAGGTCGTGACATCGCACATCCATACAATCGCACTCCACATTTAAACTGTTAAAGACACAAGTTACAAACATCTGTAATTGTATCTCAAACACTATAAATAAGATAAGTACACAATATAAGTATGCCAGGTACTCAAAAGATAAGTTATCTGTACAAAATTAAAGGTCAGTCATAGCAACCTTAAAACCAACCGCAAAGAAACATTAGATTCTTCGGAGTTGAATCAACAAGAAAAATGACATTTACACAGGCTGAAAGTAAAATTTCCAGATATTTTATTCGGTAAGAACTATTAAATTAATCAAAAGTGCACTTAAACTTTTCTGGTCAACAACATATCCTTAAAAAGTCAACAGCAGGATACCTAGCAAATGCCATCCTTATGCCAAGTGGAGTTCACATGAGAAATTAATTATGATACAGAGACATTCAAGAAGCTTCCTGATTGTTAGTCATAATTACCTTAGGACGAGTGAAGCCTTGATCCAGGTATGTGCCACCAGAGAGAATCTCTTCCTTCTTATCTTCCTGTTGCTTGGTCagctttgcgtcattcttaatgaCGAGATCTCTAGTCCAATAAACATGATTCAACTGAAAAACAAATATCATGATATAAAAAGCACAAACGAAGGTGGCTTATGTAGTACAGAAAAATGTATCTACAAAACAATACAACCACAAGATATCTGCACTTACAGCATGAATAATATATGCATCCATGATACTTGAATCCTCTTCGTTGCCTTTGAGATAAAATGGCTTCTTGTTGCAGTGCAGTATATCTCGATAGGTATGGCCTGCAACAAGAAACATGCACATAATCAATAGCAAGATTCAATGATGAAGCTCATGAAATGGGTCTTATATACACTATTACAGCGTAGTGGGAGACACTGCAAATAAAATGAGTACATCCACTGTATCAGGACTGTAAAAGATCTGCCAATGAGATCGATCTAAGGAACATTATATTTCAACTTTTTAACTTTCAAGAACCTAAATTATCTAATCTGATTTTATTGCTTTCACCTCTTATCCTCTTTTTGGCCCTTGAGAAGGGCACAAATGCATACTGAATTGTTTTACTGACAAAGCTGGCATATCActtatgagaaaaaaaatcaaatttctagGCATTTATCCACTAGATGGGATAAAAGCCAAATGATAATAGTCAAAAACAATCGGAAAAGAAGAAACAGAACATCCCAGAAATGCCAGATTCTGTAATGAATGCTTCCAAGTTGCAGTAAACTTCTAAGCAACAGAAAAATCAAAAATTTATCTTTTGGTATAAATTCCTCACACCCATATGATACTTCAAAAATGAAGGATTCCACATTGATCTCACCATTTTGAGTTAGCCTTACCTTGCCGTACCTACCTTTCCTATATCAAAATGATTTAGCACTAGATTACATAAAATGGAAGGAAAATGTTTAAAACAGATATATGACAGCTTGCCAAAGCACAGGTTCAGGAAGACAAGAAAACTCTTGTGATCCTTAAAGAAAATACAGAGCATGACACTCAAAGCACAATCATTTTAAGATTTTGCCCAAAGTTGGTAGACCCTCAGCAAATacaaatcatttttttattaatttgttcCTACCAAATGATGGATTCAACTTTATAGTGAATTAAAAACTGCAAAGGCCATTGAGTTCCATATTACTTTCATGCATAAGCTCTAAGCCTCTAACATATCTGTTCTACTATAATTAGCTGATCTAATTCATCAGCATTTAATCAACGATAGAATGTCACCCACACTTATAGTGAATTATTCAACAGAAAAGATAACaagaaaataattgttttgacatatgTCAACAAGAATAGCACCAAAACTTACAGAGGGAGAAGAATTTCTGCCTAGATGAACCAAAGTCACTTGATCCAGAACTCTTACAGATGCTCAGCCAATTGTTATACAGCTTCTGCTTAAGCCCATAAACTAGATCGGTGCTAGTATCCTACAACAGATAAATCAAATACAGGTTACGATCATCAAGTCATTAAGTAGTCATCAACCTCACACATTACAGCAATAATGTAGATAGCCAAATTAGCTTTTGATAGGATGACATGCACATCAGCACATCTCAAACTCTATATAAAATGTCCTAAAATTTAACATCAACAATAAATAGAAATACATCATTATAGTGATACAAAATTATGAACTACGAATCATTCTTTAAAATATCAATTGAAGCAATACACACCAACCAGCATATGCAGGTCTAACCAAACACCAGTAATGAACCAAATAACATTACAGCACTCAGTACATCACCTTACAAACTATTTTTCAGTGACACAAGTTAGTACAAATTG comes from Musa acuminata AAA Group cultivar baxijiao chromosome BXJ3-3, Cavendish_Baxijiao_AAA, whole genome shotgun sequence and encodes:
- the LOC135632664 gene encoding protein NUCLEOLAR FACTOR 1-like isoform X2, producing the protein MSPRVGHKRPKTLEKCKIMKHSRKKLLDDKPKDGPLPSSTGHSLDKPLSDVGLEDDTKDASVFDNLLKILGSNSKKLASIYRKRQREQEGRSDTEEEDDSGSRSSSLPDGADTGSGTESSSEAAEGDDVQDAVVNHYHIDEDGDEDASSDANDFQDMENEYRIDGEAACTSSFHGHLGHDLTNEEVEKLLKKQWKFKWEMPATEMPMSKWVGTGDPMTMDTSTDLVYGLKQKLYNNWLSICKSSGSSDFGSSRQKFFSLCHTYRDILHCNKKPFYLKGNEEDSSIMDAYIIHALNHVYWTRDLVIKNDAKLTKQQEDKKEEILSGGTYLDQGFTRPKVMFLLPLGSIAMRVVKRLIELTPLANKANVEHINRFTEEFGAVDEEDEGEAENSKSQKPTKPSDFQALFGGNNNDHFMLGIKLTKRSVKLYSDFYSSDIIVASPLGLITKIGEAEVDKEKDVDYLSSIEVLIIDHADVISMQNWSHVNTAVEQLNRIPSKQHGTDIMRIRQWYLDGHAHFYRQTILLTSFVNPEMNALFNRSCLNYKGKVKLISQYKGVLPKILLPVRQVYERFDAKSVMDADDARLDYFCKKVFPKLKDSIEGGTLLFVSSYFEFVRIRNFLKSQNASFCLLGEYTKPSDISRARVWFFEGKRKIMLYTERAHFYHRYKIRGIQNIIIYSLPERKEFYPEIINMLDESKNMMCSILFSRFDQFKLERIVGTVAAKKMSSSEKGIFVFC
- the LOC135632664 gene encoding protein NUCLEOLAR FACTOR 1-like isoform X1 is translated as MSPRVGHKRPKTLEKCKIMKHSRKKLLDDKPKDGPLPSSTGHSLDKPLSDVGLEDDTKDASVFDNLLKILGSNSKKLASIYRKRQREQEGRSDTEEEDDSGSRSSSLPDGADTGAGSGTESSSEAAEGDDVQDAVVNHYHIDEDGDEDASSDANDFQDMENEYRIDGEAACTSSFHGHLGHDLTNEEVEKLLKKQWKFKWEMPATEMPMSKWVGTGDPMTMDTSTDLVYGLKQKLYNNWLSICKSSGSSDFGSSRQKFFSLCHTYRDILHCNKKPFYLKGNEEDSSIMDAYIIHALNHVYWTRDLVIKNDAKLTKQQEDKKEEILSGGTYLDQGFTRPKVMFLLPLGSIAMRVVKRLIELTPLANKANVEHINRFTEEFGAVDEEDEGEAENSKSQKPTKPSDFQALFGGNNNDHFMLGIKLTKRSVKLYSDFYSSDIIVASPLGLITKIGEAEVDKEKDVDYLSSIEVLIIDHADVISMQNWSHVNTAVEQLNRIPSKQHGTDIMRIRQWYLDGHAHFYRQTILLTSFVNPEMNALFNRSCLNYKGKVKLISQYKGVLPKILLPVRQVYERFDAKSVMDADDARLDYFCKKVFPKLKDSIEGGTLLFVSSYFEFVRIRNFLKSQNASFCLLGEYTKPSDISRARVWFFEGKRKIMLYTERAHFYHRYKIRGIQNIIIYSLPERKEFYPEIINMLDESKNMMCSILFSRFDQFKLERIVGTVAAKKMSSSEKGIFVFC